The genomic DNA ttattaacataatttaataacatcaaaatgcTACTGACatgcaaaaagaataaaaatttatttggtgATGTTTGatagtaataattattttttttaatttttaataaaattttaaataaattaaaatcttaaactaaactaTAATGCTTAAACACTACCCAAtaaatcttcttttgatttAAACATACATTCCTCACCTCTATAGTTTATGGTATTACATAAACAAATAGAGTACTCTGgtatcaaaatttctaaaatcaatttagatTGCGATTTGATTTACAGTCTAAACAGATCAAAATGTTGTCGTCTTGATCcataccttcttcttctctacttCTCTATAAATTGTTCTAGCTACGtctcttctctttcccttttttttttcttcttttttttcctttcctttttctctttccttctttactttttttttacaaatttgacAACGATTGATAGGAAGGCGACCACGAGCAATCTACGAATCACCTCGCCATCAGTCCTTCCCTTCCCATTGTTGATCAGCCTCAGTTACCCTCACCGTCATATATTTAAAAGGGAAGAGgagagaaaatttatatatatataaaaaaggaaagagaagaagaagaagaagagatgaagaaaagagaaagaggaaaatAGAGTAGTCTAGTAGAGAagaagatataaattaaaatgataCCGTTTTAATTATTCGACTACAATCTAAgttggtttaaaaaattatatttgggtATTACAAAGTATTATCAATACCATAAGTTTTCAAAatactctctctatatatttggtttaatttaTAACATATTTAAACTTATCACTATattaaatttactctttatttaaattttacttaaaaatataaaaattaaattacaattacCAATTGTTACATAAagtttaaatagaaaaaagaaaacctgAAAAAGTAAAAACGGTGTGGACAAAGCAAAGgcgaaaaaaaataaataaccgCCATGGTTTTCTAATTTATCGTACGGAGACGAAGTCGCTTAGTTGAGATCGGCGGCGATGGAAGCGAAGCACGGGGAAATGCTTCGCGGTGATTGTCGCTTTCTGGGAATCGATTCTCATTTCATTCGATTCTCTCGCTTCGCTCTCTTCCCATCGAAGCcgcctcttctccttctccttctccgcCTCCTCTCCTTTTAATCCTCATGCATTCCGTCAATCTGTAGCGATCGATTCGAGTACATTGGAGTACTTCGGTTTCCTGTTCGACGGCCGGCGATGCGCGGATTAGAGCTCTGGTTCGAGGACTTGATCGCATCGCAACCGCGTGATTTCCGGTTCTACAACGGTTCCGATTCGGTTTGCTTCTCAAACGGCGGGTTGTTCCTCGAGCCCGCCGTTCCTGCGTCGTTCGTGTCATTTGTGTCGACGAAGAGCTGGTCGAATTCCTTGTCGTGTCGCCGGCAGCGGCGGAAGGGACGCGCCGGCGCGTTTTTGTCGGTGAGCTTGTCGATCAAGGGAAGCCGGGAAGGGTTTGGCCAGGAGTCGAGTGAAATTTTGGGGCAAAATGGAGAGAAGAGTTCGGAGGAGGAGGTAGTGGCgtttgaagaagagaaaagagaagaggaggGTTGGTtgcgaggaggaggaggaggtgcATTGAATACTACGAAGCACCTCTGGGCTGGAGCTGTCGCAGCTATGGTTTCGAGGTTCGGTTATAACACATAGCATACAGATATATGCATATGAGTATAAGATGTGACCTTCCTTCTTTCCTCTCGTGCATGTTTGAATTTTATTCTGGACAGTAGTGAGATTGGTTCATGTCGTCGTCGACTTGGCTATCTTGATGTTTGGCTTGTCAACTATGCACCTTTGGGGTCTACATATTGAAGCGCACGGTCCACATACAATTTGGATAACATGTGCATCTTGAAAGTATACAAtgtcttatttttgtttcttctttatgGTTTTTAAATATACAGAAAGACTAGTTTTACCAGTTGCCTGCCCCCTGGCCTCCCCAGATGATAGTTTTCACTGCAATATTCCTTTTACGGAATTAGGAAATTCTAAATTCTTGTAGATGAATGCAatgcattttttgttttctaatctAGCACCTATAGAAGAGAATTAGTGGATTACCTACCAAATGTGATTCCAGGAATCATAAGAAACTTAAAATTTTGTTGCAGAGTTGAAAGGGACAATTTTTAGTCTCAAAATGTTTAAGCATCAATGCTGCCCCTGCACCTTCATGTTCTAGTCATGTCAGGAACTCATATCTGCAGGTGTGGAAGAaaatatgatatgatatgataatgtcaagaatcacaaaaatgcTTATCATACCTGTTTTCTTGCTGCTTGTCCTAGGTAATATTCTCGAGGAGGTccatgaattttgattttacacatttttttcaaaagaaaaaaaacaccaTAGAACTTCTATATGGAAAAACTGTTTCATAAAAGTTATGTTGTCTGTAAGAGATGAGTATGTGCTCTAATatttccattttatttcttattcatTCATATGACATTTTCCATTTGCCATATAGGAGTTGGCTTACTGACGATGTGATTAAAGAAAGAATTCATGTTCTGTGAAATAATAATTGACTTGATCTGAAAATTGAAATGGGCCTAGCTTTTATGCTCTAGCACTCAGGTTCCCGGAGATGTATTGTCAAGGTCGCTTGTTGATCATTCACATGCTTTGCAATTTGTACGTTCTTGCTACAGCTATATCTTGAGATGATCAATATATCAACAAAACATGGATCTTGAATTTCTGCAGTCATGTCTGATTAGTATATGGTAGAAAGCATCTTCTTTTATACCATGATATCATCCTCATGTGAATGAATTGTTTTGTATCAGAACATTTGTCGCTCCTCTTGAGAGACTAAAGCTGGAATATATAGTTCGTGGTGAACAGAAAAATCTTTTTGAGCTCATCAAGGCAATTGCAGCTTCTCAAGGTCTGAAAGGCTTTTGGAAAGGAAATTTTGTCAATATTCTCCGGACGGCTCCTTTCAAGGCTATCAACTTCTATGCCTATGATGTGTATAAGAATCAACTTCTCAGGATTTCTGGGAACGAAGAAACAACCAATTTTGAAAGATTCCTTGCTGGTGCTGCAGCCGGAATTACTGCTACTGTGCTTTGCATACCTATGGACACTGTATGTGTTAATCTTTTGATTGCTTGATTTGTTACtgtgtgttttctttttcctagGGAGGATCTtatattcattttctcattttgcaGTTCATAGTCCTCATCAGCAACCATGTTCTGTAATATAAGTAGCAGGTTAGAACCAGTAAGGAGAGACACATCTTCCTCTGCTTGGCCTACGTGTCTGGTGCAAGCAGAGGGTGTACCCCCGTTGCCTGTCTGTCATGGAGTCTTCATGATCCAGAGTAACTAATGATCTAAAAGAACCTCTTTCAAACAATCAaacagaataaataaataaaacgtAACTCATATGCCAGTGAAAGccttgttttcttgtttgaattattttctCTAACACTTGTTCTCTGGACAACTTCTTTCTTCTGGGGTCTGGTCTGTTCCTTGTGTCTCTGATAGTCATTCTGAAAACCAATTGTTTGGTTAATGTATCATCAAGaaaagaagctatttggatgcatGCATGGTTCATGCTATTTGTTTGTTAGCTTGGATATAAGGTTTGGGAACGTGTAAGAATAGGTAGCTGATCTAATAGTAACTGAGAGCTCTGTTTTGGCCTTAATCACTGAtaggtttatttatgattaatttgTTGCTGAGTTAAActaatttgtattatgtttcaCCAATGATTAATAGTTATCTAATTGGCAGTATTTGATGGTCATGGGATAAATGTTTTGGAATTATACATGTCTATTTTGTATTTGTATGGAGTCCTTGGTTTTATCTTTACGGTCATTTATGTTCTTATTGGAATTTTAATTAGGTTACCCATTTTCATTATACAATTCTCAGAAGTGGTGACATGACTGGTTTATGCATAAAAAAAGTTGTGGGTGATCGTAAGCCTGCTTACTGAGGCCCAATCACATTCAGTTAGATGTAGGGAGTTTGCCTCACTGGTGCACCCTCTTATGCCATAATATTGTACATTAGCCATTTCACTGGTTTTATTccaattttttaactaaatggACTTTAAGTAGATATTTGATATCATCAATAACTAAGCTGTTCTAATTTAAAGCCAAGTTATAGGAAACTTCAAGTGGTTCACATTGTTAGTAATTCCCCACATTACatgtttggaatttttttttttttttttttttcatgcatTGGTTTTCTGATTCACACCACATGTTTAATGTCTCAGATCAGGACTAAGATGGTAGCACCTGGGGGAGAAGCTTTGGGTGGTGTAATTGGTGCTTTTCGCCACATGATCCATACTGAAGgatttttctctctttacaAGGGTTTAGTGCCATCAATTATAAGCATGGCACCTTCAGGTGCAGTTTTCTATGGTGTTTATGATATATTGAAGTCAGCTTATCTTCATTCACCCGAGGGGAGGAAGAGAATTCAACATATGAAAGAACAAGGAGACGAAGCCAATGCATTGGATCAACTGGAGTTGGGTCCTATTAGAACGTTGGTGTATGGGGCTATTGCTGGTGCTTGTTCAGAGGCGGCTACTTACCCATTTGAAGTTGTCAGGAGACAGCTTCAAATGCAAGTCCGGGAAACGAAAATGAGTGCAATGGCGACATGTGTCAAGCTAGTGGAGCAAGGTGGTATTCCTGCTCTCTATGCAGGACTAATTCCCAGCTTATTACAGGTAATGACGTGGTTCTTTATTTACAATGAACTTGACTTATTACAAGGAGGGGTTTTAGGTTCATACTCTCGCTGAATCCATATGGATgatatgagaaaataattacataaGCAAAATCAAACTGTTTTGTAGGAATAAACATGCATTTGACTGAGGTAGTTTGTTGTTCTAAGTATGTGTTACTTATCtgggaaaaaaaacaaaatgtctgTGCTTCTTTACTCAATACTTAGGATAGGATATGAAGGACGTGTCTGTCATAGATAACTACagtaaataaaaaagttttttttttcccctctcGAAACTATGAATTAAAAACTCTATGCTGGTACATAAAGACCATTCTaccttaataaataaaaatgtttcaCAAGATATAAAATCAAGCAGTAAACGCAGCATTTGCACACATTCCTTCACCAACACCTACCTGTACATGAGTCTATGTAACTAGCCATCTGAGCATGGAAGTAATGGCCAGTATGTACTATGATTTTTGAGGGCTAATAGTATCAATAAGAACACGCCAAGTTAATAAACCAACAAAATGAGATGATGAATTGAAATAGCTTTGCCTGAAACCGCCGAACTTGCTATTTTGCCAACTTAGAACAATCAAATAAGCAAAACAATCTTGTAACTTGTTTTGTACTGTTTCGGGGGTATTGGACCACTGGTGGCCGTTAGACGAGTTTGCTGATGAAACAATTTCGCACCATCCACCATAAATTTGTTGAATGCATGACGCTGATCACAAGATACGGTTTAAATCCTGACATTTGGTGATCTATTTTTCTCTTACAGGTTTTACCATCAGCTGCCATAAGCTACTTGGTGTATGAATCAATGAAAATAGTTCTCAAAGTGGAGTCACCATAATTCCAGTAGTTCAACAGGGACCTGGTCTTGCAGAAGGTAATGCCCTTCGAAGGGGTTGCATTCTTCCCCCTTGGAGACTCCTTTACCTTTTCTTGTGCCCTTTTTTTAACTCTTCCAATTATAGATTACCTGCCCTTTTGGTTAGGCAAGTGTAGAGCAAACTCATCCATCCAACTTCTCTCAAAGATCCCAAGTAGTTTTCCTTGGAACTGAGATATAAATGGTTTTTCCATTTCAAGTTCAACATTTAGCAAAGAATATGAGATGATGGCCTGAACTGGGTCATCTGCGATTTAGTTAGTGGCTGTAAACAACTTTGAGTTTAATGCTTATTTCTCCAGTCGATATATCCAATTGAGTGTGATGATTTGTGACTGCATAATTGTGTGGGCATTGCTAGACTAAATGTCTAGCAGGAGGGTAGCAGTAAAACTTTGGGCATTGGACTAGGTAGGCATCACTCCCATAAAATGATTTCCTTCAAGGGGCCCTCTTGTGCTCATGAATGTTAATGTTACTGATTTCTTGTTAGCTTCAGCTTTTCAAAGAAGGCGGCTGACCTGCCGGGGCTTCTCAAGGTCAAGGGTCAGgagacgatttttttttattttatcggTTGCTAAAGGCGCAAGCAACCTTTTGCAATTTTTTAAGGGTAAATTGACCTTACATGCACTGGATTTCAAACATTTGGTGgatgatttcttttctttttttttaaataagaattttataaaattaactacAGTGATCTACAATTCTAAGTTAGAGCATATTTTTAGTCTgacaacaaaaaattcaaaaagatcaaaacagctaaaaaaaaaaaaaaacaaaggaataTATAATCTGtttaacaataaaaacaaacaaaatatacaaatattaagAAGAGATCTTTATT from Diospyros lotus cultivar Yz01 chromosome 4, ASM1463336v1, whole genome shotgun sequence includes the following:
- the LOC127798688 gene encoding probable mitochondrial adenine nucleotide transporter BTL3 encodes the protein MRGLELWFEDLIASQPRDFRFYNGSDSVCFSNGGLFLEPAVPASFVSFVSTKSWSNSLSCRRQRRKGRAGAFLSVSLSIKGSREGFGQESSEILGQNGEKSSEEEVVAFEEEKREEEGWLRGGGGGALNTTKHLWAGAVAAMVSRTFVAPLERLKLEYIVRGEQKNLFELIKAIAASQGLKGFWKGNFVNILRTAPFKAINFYAYDVYKNQLLRISGNEETTNFERFLAGAAAGITATVLCIPMDTIRTKMVAPGGEALGGVIGAFRHMIHTEGFFSLYKGLVPSIISMAPSGAVFYGVYDILKSAYLHSPEGRKRIQHMKEQGDEANALDQLELGPIRTLVYGAIAGACSEAATYPFEVVRRQLQMQVRETKMSAMATCVKLVEQGGIPALYAGLIPSLLQVLPSAAISYLVYESMKIVLKVESP